The Corynebacterium confusum genome has a window encoding:
- a CDS encoding ATP-dependent Clp protease proteolytic subunit — MSDSIQMTSPAPGMNLGDSVYERLLRERIIFLGTQVDDEIANKLCAQILLLSAEDPTRDISLYINSPGGSVTAGMAIYDTMKYSPCDVATYGMGLAASMGQFLLSGGTKGKRFALPHARIMMHQPSAGVGGTAADIAIQAEQFAATKREMAELIAEHTGQTFEQITKDSDRDRWFTAAQAKDYGIVDHVIETVNGPISN; from the coding sequence ATGTCTGACAGTATTCAGATGACCTCGCCGGCACCGGGTATGAACCTGGGCGACAGCGTCTACGAGCGCCTGCTGCGCGAGCGCATCATCTTCCTGGGCACCCAGGTTGATGACGAGATTGCCAATAAGCTCTGCGCCCAGATCCTGCTGTTGTCCGCCGAGGACCCGACGCGCGATATTTCCCTCTACATCAACTCCCCGGGTGGCTCGGTGACCGCCGGCATGGCCATTTACGACACCATGAAGTACTCGCCGTGCGACGTCGCCACCTACGGCATGGGCCTGGCCGCTTCCATGGGCCAGTTCCTGCTCTCCGGCGGCACCAAGGGCAAGCGCTTCGCCCTGCCGCACGCCCGCATCATGATGCACCAGCCCTCCGCCGGCGTGGGCGGCACCGCCGCGGATATCGCCATCCAGGCCGAGCAGTTCGCCGCCACCAAGCGCGAGATGGCTGAGCTGATCGCTGAGCACACCGGCCAGACCTTCGAGCAGATTACGAAGGACTCGGACCGCGACCGCTGGTTCACCGCCGCGCAGGCGAAGGACTACGGCATCGTCGACCACGTCATCGAGACCGTCAACGGCCCCATCAGCAACTAG
- a CDS encoding ATP-dependent Clp protease proteolytic subunit has protein sequence MTQSQMPSSRYVLPSFIEQSAQGTKETNPYSKLFEERIIFLGTQVDDTSANDVMAQLLVLEAQDPDRDITMYINSPGGSFTALMAIYDTMRYVRPDVQTVCLGQAASAAAVLLAAGAPGKRAALPNARVLIHQPATQGTQGQVSDLEIQAAEIERMRKLMEDTLAEHTGRTAEQVRIDTDRDKILTAEEAKEYGIIDQVFEYRKLNS, from the coding sequence ATGACGCAATCGCAGATGCCTTCTTCCCGCTACGTGCTGCCGTCGTTCATCGAGCAGTCCGCGCAGGGGACCAAGGAGACCAACCCGTACTCGAAGCTCTTCGAAGAGCGCATCATCTTCCTGGGCACCCAGGTCGATGACACTTCCGCTAACGATGTCATGGCGCAGCTACTGGTCCTGGAGGCCCAGGACCCGGACCGCGACATCACCATGTACATCAACTCTCCGGGCGGTTCTTTCACCGCGCTGATGGCTATTTACGACACCATGCGTTACGTGCGCCCCGACGTGCAGACCGTCTGCCTGGGTCAGGCGGCCTCCGCCGCGGCGGTCCTGCTGGCTGCCGGCGCTCCGGGCAAGCGCGCCGCGCTGCCGAACGCCCGCGTGCTCATCCACCAGCCCGCCACCCAAGGCACCCAGGGCCAGGTCTCCGACCTGGAGATCCAGGCCGCTGAGATCGAGCGCATGCGCAAGCTGATGGAGGACACCCTCGCCGAGCACACCGGCCGCACGGCCGAGCAGGTGCGCATCGACACCGACCGCGACAAGATCCTGACCGCCGAAGAGGCCAAGGAATACGGCATCATCGACCAGGTCTTTGAATACCGCAAGCTGAACTCCTAA